Genomic window (Phragmites australis chromosome 5, lpPhrAust1.1, whole genome shotgun sequence):
ACAAGACTGTCGAATTTCTATGACTGGTAGTGGAAATAGGCTTCTACTTGTCTACAATCGGTACTAGGTAGCAAATACTACAAAGATATTTACTGTTGATACCTGAATAATCATAGAAACATAGGAAAAAATAAACTGCATTATCAATGGTGGTTCCAATTGAAACAAAGATTCATGGAGTCTAGCTTTTAAAGGAGCTTCTGGTCTGCATTTTGAGTCTATGGTGTTCTATGGTTACATGTATTGCGAGTTGTGGCACATACCATAAAGGTACATCTGATTTATGGCACTACTCACTTCAGTTTTATCGTTTGATAACTTTGCCAGGATTTCTTATTGTCATGCCCACTGTACCTCAAAATCAAGTGAGCCTAACAAAAAATGCGAGATTGAAAGAGTAAAGATTTGCCATTCATGTTATGAACATTATAGTTTATTTTAGTCTATATTACCAGTATGATACTATCTGATATGGAACTGCCATTTTGCACGATTAGTATCATATGTGATATTTAATTGCGTCTATGTGATATTCCTTGTTTTATGTGGACATAGCAAGTGGGATCTCTGCTTTAAACTCAATTTACTCTTGGATGATTTCCTGAATGTTTGTTGAAACTGATTTCCATGTTTTATGTGGACATAGCAAGTGGGATCTCTGCTTTAAACTCAACTTACTCTTGGATGATTTCCTGAATGTTTGCTGAAACTGATTTTCCTATGCATGCAGTTTGTGTTGCAAGAACTAAAAGTATACTGCATTTCTGCAGGTTGAGTCTGAGTTCTTACCTCTTTACAGCACCTATGGCATCGGTTTGACTACATGGAGTCCTCTAGCTTCAGGAGTGCTCACTGGAAAATATGGCAAAGGGAACATACCTGCTGATAGCAGGTTTGCCCTAGACAATTACAAGGTGATTTGGGGAACTCTGTCTATGCATATTTATTATCTCTTTAGCAAAAATTTATGGGGAGTTCCCCAAAGAACTATGCAAGTActcctgttcttaattactagTAATTTATATCAGAACTTTTAAGGTTTACTCCTCCGCCTCATATCATGTTTTTCCTTGTGACCACAAAAGTGTATGGTGGTAGTAATTAAAGTATCAAACTGCTAATTACTTTGACCATACATGAGTGTTCAACTGCACTGCTAATTAACCAGGGCATAAAACTCAGTTACTGTATCAGTCATGTTAATCATTAGGCGTTGGTCCATGGTGGGCGGCGGATGCCACACTGCAGAATCAATATACAGGAACATAATATAACATTTTAGGACTTAACAATTTTGTGTAGCAGCTACTAGTTCCACTTCTGCTTTCTTGTCCTTGTGTTGATTTTACTGCTATGTATTTTGTAGTTATTACCATTCTGAGTGTTTTATAGACTGTAGTTAATCCATTTGTAGGTAGGATGGAACTATCCCCTAATCAATGTATACATTCGAGTTCCACTTTACATATTTGCTATGTATTTGTTGATACCTTGGGATCATAATAAGTAGAAACCTCTGCTCATCTTTCCAGAACCTGGCTAGCAGATCCCTGGTTGACGAGACACTTCGGAAAGTGAATGGCCTAAAGCCTATTGCCTCTGAACTTGGTGTTTCATTAGCTCAACTTGGGATCGCTTGGTGTGCATCAAACCCCAACGTCTCATCTGTGATCACAGGAGCCACTAAAGAAAGCCAGGTACATTTTTGCGAACTCTTGTTCGCAGAAGATTGTTTCTTTAACCAACTATTTCTATACTAATAACATTAACCTCTCATCTGGCAACTGCATGAACAGATTGTCGAGAACATGAAGGCTCTAGATGTCATTCCCCTGCTGACCCCGGAGGTTGTCGACAGGATTGAGGCGGTGGTCCAAAGCAAGCCGAAACGCCCTGAGTCATACAGGTGAAATGATAGTGTGCAGAATGGGTGCTAGGGATTCAGCATTCATCTGGAGTTCAGGCCATTCTATCTCCATTGTTTGATATTTCGGAACTATATGCTTGCTTTTGTGTACTCTGTGTGTCCAGTCGTGGTGCTCTGTCCTAAACATTTCCCTTTTCACGAACAGTACTCTGATCTGTGTGTATTCTGCATTTCCTGATGCCTGATTCCTCTGCATTGTTCCTTTTGAGCATCGAAATTTACCGACGACGACCCTTCCTCTCTGGTTGGGGCAACCAGGGTTGCTTTTTAACGTGTCCGCTCAAATGGGCAGTCGCATTGTGCATTTGCAAGGTAGGTTCAGACACAACCATGAGCAGCGAAGTGGAGCCATCAGAAATCTCCAAGGAGCTTTCAAGGGACATAGATGGCGCTTTCACTCATTTTGTCTTCGGTAGTTGGCCTCACAAACCAGAACAATATGCACAACACGAAACACCAGAATGAATACTTTTTCacagaaaaagaaggaaaaaaactgACACTTAAAGCGACCGTGCTCTCACAGATTAAACAGTGTGCAAGAAAAAAGAGACAGGGAAGATGCTAATAGCCATGAGAAAAGCGCAAAGAGGGCACCAGAAggcaagggaaaaaaaaattagaaaagaacAGAGAAAGTAGTGGGGTGGCTCTTTCTTGGCTTCTACTATTTCCACTAGACACAAGTAATATCACAACTATGCCGAAGATATGGACTGCTCTTATGTGATATCAAACACATTTCAAGCTTCACCAGCGGTAGAGCCTCTCTAGTCTCTAGACACGAACACAATCGGCGCTTTTCAACTTCTGCCTCTTGTGGAAGCTGCAGTTCTGTGAACCCCTTGGAATCGCGGACCTGCAGTAGAATGTTTGGGGAAATGGGCGTCAAACACGGTGTAACCAAAATGCATTAAGGTTGGCTAATTGCAGAGCTATATCCAGCTAGTAGATAACCAACGTGCTTTGAACCTCCAGATTAAATTCAACAGGTTATACAAGCAACAGCAATCTATTAGACTAGATTTCTTTCAAATGTTTTACTATGTCTGGGAtgaaggagaaagagagaagaatcTAACCAAGACCGTTGGCATCTGAGGTCCTCATGATCCTGAGCCTCTTTACTGAACTTACAAACATCCTGCAGCGAAGAACAATAAGCCATCTGAGAGAACCATTCCAAGGCACTTGGAAATTTGTCAAGAACAATGTTGACTAGTCTTAGCTTCTAAGAGCACATAGTGCAGGAGACTTACTCCCAGGGAACATCTCCAACTAGCATCCAGTCTCCATCCCTGTCCTCATAGGTGAGCTGATATTCCGATGAGTTGTCCAATAGCTTCAGAGACTTTGCACTACCTGATACTGCCAGTATCAATATAAATCAGGTTCAGAAATGGGAGGAAACAAAACATCCTCAAAACCTTGTGAAACTATATATAGAATCGTGTCACTTCTTAAGTACATGTATTCAGATATTCGAGTGTACAACCCCATTGCCATAACTATAGCACCATAGCCCCTAATGCATTAGAGCACTGAGTTGACAAATCAAGTGGGGATTATGGCAAGTCATTTGTGCTTGCGATTCGTTGACTAACCATTACCATTTGTAGCAATACTATTGCACTTTTGAGTGCTGGTTTACGGGAAATTAAGCtctacacattttttttttctctcaataTGGAGGCTCACACCCAAGCTCTACACCATATTGGTTGACACGATCAGACTATGCGCTACGCTAAACTATGGAAAGTAAAAGGATCAGACAATAACTTACTAGAAGTGCAAAGATCGATGGACGGCTTCATGAACATGAGCTCAAGGGCTGAGGCAAGGGTCTTATATGACCGGTGGGCGTTGAGATCCACCTTCCTTCCGATGACATCCCCATCCATGTTCACCTTCACCCATCCAACGAGCCGTCCTTTCTTCTCGCTGTCCTTGTCTTTCTGCACGTCAGATTCATCGGCGGCCTTCTTGGTCCCAGCCTCTGAAGCATTGTCTTTGCCCTGGTTAAATAGACTGTTCATCCTGAAGGTTCTGATGGGTGGCCATCCCACCACTCCAAAGCTGCTACCAAAATCGGAAAATGCAGTTTGGATTAGGAGAAGTTGAAGTTGATTTTGGTAGCTCAGgaaataagaaaataatgtCATGTTCTTATGCACACAATTCCTAGGGTACTATTTTGCGAAACAAAAGGTGTTGGCAATTGCAGATCTGAACGGCAATACTACCACCAAAAGTTTCCCTTTTATTTTCTGTTTCAGGGTTTTGCAGAATGCTAATGGGAAAACAAAGAGATTTCATAAAGGAAACGATGAAAATTAGGTAGCTTTGgcagaaaaaaaatagtatttagGAATTGTGTGCAGAAAGAAGGTGGTTTCTTATCCGGAACAAATTAGGTGTTAAGGCACAGCAACGCATCCATCCTATCATCCTAACAACAAACAGAACGGGGAGCCACTTATAGTAATAGAGATTCGAATTTTCTTTTCCTGAAAGAAAAAAGTGCATGCTTGCAGCCGTTGTTCTACAGAggcaaagaaaagaagaagcatGTCCATGGAGTTGTCATTGCTGCTCACCTCTGTGGGTGGCCGGAAGCAACCGTTCCCGGCGAGGCGGTGGCTGTGGGCGCCGCTTCCGCCTTGGCCCTCTTGCTGGCCGCCGCGGCCGCTGCCCCTGCCGCGGGCGAGGAGGACGAGACGGAGGAGTCCGGAGACATGGCCCCCGGCTGCAGGTCCCTGGCTGTCAGGATCCGGCATGGCGCCGGCGACGGGGACTGTTGCTTCTTGGAGCCGAGGCAGAGCCCCAGCTCCAGCTCGTCGTCCTCCTGCTCTTCGTCCTCGCCGCCGGAGTTCtcttccacctcctccgccgccgccgccgccgccgcagctagAAGCGGCTCGCCGGAGGCGAACGCCGCAGTGGGTCCCGGTCCTCCTCTCATCGG
Coding sequences:
- the LOC133920104 gene encoding auxin-responsive protein IAA10 isoform X2 produces the protein MRGGPGPTAAFASGEPLLAAAAAAAAEEVEENSGGEDEEQEDDELELGLCLGSKKQQSPSPAPCRILTARDLQPGAMSPDSSVSSSSPAAGAAAAAASKRAKAEAAPTATASPGTVASGHPQSFGVVGWPPIRTFRMNSLFNQGKDNASEAGTKKAADESDVQKDKDSEKKGRLVGWVKVNMDGDVIGRKVDLNAHRSYKTLASALELMFMKPSIDLCTSISGSAKSLKLLDNSSEYQLTYEDRDGDWMLVGDVPWEMFVSSVKRLRIMRTSDANGLGPRFQGVHRTAASTRGRS
- the LOC133920104 gene encoding auxin-responsive protein IAA10 isoform X1 — translated: MRGGPGPTAAFASGEPLLAAAAAAAAEEVEENSGGEDEEQEDDELELGLCLGSKKQQSPSPAPCRILTARDLQPGAMSPDSSVSSSSPAAGAAAAAASKRAKAEAAPTATASPGTVASGHPQSSFGVVGWPPIRTFRMNSLFNQGKDNASEAGTKKAADESDVQKDKDSEKKGRLVGWVKVNMDGDVIGRKVDLNAHRSYKTLASALELMFMKPSIDLCTSISGSAKSLKLLDNSSEYQLTYEDRDGDWMLVGDVPWEMFVSSVKRLRIMRTSDANGLGPRFQGVHRTAASTRGRS